From a region of the Oncorhynchus mykiss isolate Arlee chromosome 32, USDA_OmykA_1.1, whole genome shotgun sequence genome:
- the LOC110488324 gene encoding zinc fingers and homeoboxes protein 1: MASRRKSTTPCMFPPVEMVDSDPDMEVVTEGDEQTDEGAASCPVENSTESNPSEEDTQAMDHFIKTMDSSTAEGGYECKYCSFQTSQLNMFTLHVDTEHPNIVLNSSYVCVECDFHTKRYDALLEHNARHHPGEDNFTRTMVKSNNQTIFEQRVNDLTFDGSFVEEDEDTSCKGIALSKTPIMKLKSRAEAKKFTGSHKMADNSVIKVESDGEEEVPHPPVTPTVVAVSTPLTIQPIQQSIMVNSPNVLQIKTTNSTTMLPPGTLAQVLSALQNQQTSQTQLLIPVSSIPTYNGAMDNNVLLVSAYNRFPYPSVSEIMGLAAQTKFTEEQIKVWFSAQRLKHGVSWTPEEVEEARRKKFNGSVQAVPQTITVIPANFATAANGLQSIFQTCQIVGQPGMVLTQVGGGNAVPVASPITLAVAGVPNPRTSVSKVTEPSTSETASPLSTDSLGARPKKSKEQLAELKASYLRRQFATEAEISQLMKVTNLTKRAIKKWFSDTRYNQRNSKDHQGVALNDISVNTNSNDGSSSTAIVIDSSDEASESSLTTQGPIYDPRIKFRHAFPDFTPQKFKEKTPEQLLLLEASYQKSDTPGDEELSRLRMETKLTRREVDAWFSERRKMPLDSDGTEELESEMVKVPSSGQEARTPSSGRKIMKKTPEQLHVLKSAFVRTQWPSAEEYDKMAKESGLPRTYIVNWFGDTRYACKNSNLKWYYLYQSGKVNEAMNGGDLKKKPRKRFRGWSRRTRRPYPCKQTPPTIKVKTGKDILKEHYLKHKVLNEKDLDELVAKSSMSYEQVRDWFAEISRREEKGLDPFSEGKEETHGDSEGEMEVKEKGDDEENDIDDKDDENNNDEYETNDNETTEEPLCFKQSQSEPEDQ, translated from the coding sequence ATGGCGAGCAGAAGAAAATCAACAACGCCTTGCATGTTCCCTCCCGTTGAAATGGTGGATTCAGACCCTGACATGGAGGTCGTTACAGAGGGAGATGAACAGACTGACGAGGGGGCAGCTAGCTGTCCTGTGGAAAACTCAACTGAAAGCAACCCGAGTGAGGAAGACACACAGGCCATGGACCACTTCATTAAAACTATGGACTCGAGTACAGCAGAAGGAGGTTATGAGTGCAAGTACTGCAGCTTTCAGACATCACAGCTCAATATGTTTACCTTGCATGTGGACACTGAACACCCAAATATAGTTCTAAACTCATCttatgtgtgtgttgagtgtgacTTTCACACCAAGAGGTATGATGCATTGTTGGAGCATAATGCACGCCATCACCCTGGAGAAGACAATTTCACCAGGACCATGGTGAAGAGCAACAATCAAACCATCTTTGAGCAGAGAGTCAATGACTTGACCTTTGATGGCAGTTTTGTTGAGGAGGATGAGGACACATCCTGTAAAGGTATTGCCCTAAGCAAGACACCAATCATGAAGCTCAAGAGTAGGGCTGAGGCCAAGAAGTTTACAGGCTCACACAAAATGGCAGATAACAGTGTCATTAAAGTGGAGAGTGATGGGGAAGAAGAGGTGCCCCACCCTCCTGTCACCCCCACTGTAGTGGCTGTGTCAACCCCTCTGACCATTCAACCTATTCAGCAAAGCATAATGGTCAACAGCCCAAATGTGCTCCAAATAAAGACCACCAACTCCACCACAATGCTCCCTCCAGGGACATTGGCTCAAGTTCTGTCTGCCTTGCAGAATCAGCAGACCTCCCAGACCCAGCTCCTCATCCCAGTCAGTAGTATCCCCACATACAATGGGGCCATGGACAATAATGTCCTGCTGGTCAGTGCCTATAATAGGTTCCCTTACCCATCTGTGTCAGAGATCATGGGTCTAGCAGCACAAACCAAGTTCACAGAGGAGCAGATAAAGGTGTGGTTCTCTGCCCAGCGGCTGAAGCACGGTGTGAGCTGGACcccagaggaggtggaggaggccaGAAGGAAGAAGTTCAACGGCTCAGTGCAGGCGGTGCCACAGACCATCACTGTCATCCCAGCCAATTTTGCTACGGCAGCCAATGGCCTGCAGTCCATCTTTCAGACTTGTCAGATTGTAGGGCAACCAGGGATGGTTTTGACTCAGGTAGGGGGTGGCAACGCTGTCCCTGTGGCCTCACCCATCACGTTAGCTGTTGCTGGGGTCCCCAACCCCAGAACCAGTGTCAGTAAGGTAACAGAACCCTCCACCTCTGAGACCGCTTCTCCACTCAGTACCGATTCCCTGGGAGCGCGACCCAAAAAATCCAAGGAGCAGCTAGCAGAGCTGAAGGCCAGTTACCTAAGGAGACAGTTTGCCACTGAGGCAGAGATCTCTCAGCTGATGAAGGTCACTAACCTCACCAAAAGAGCAATAAAGAAGTGGTTCAGTGACACACGTTACAACCAACGCAACTCAAAGGATCACCAAGGCGTTGCCTTGAATGACATTTCAGTCAACACCAACAGTAACGAtggcagcagcagcacagccattgTGATCGACTCCAGCGACGAAGCCAGTGAATCCTCTCTCACAACCCAAGGGCCCATCTATGATCCACGAATCAAGTTCCGCCACGCCTTTCCTGACTTCACACCTCAGAAGTTCAAGGAAAAGACTCCGGAGCAGCTTCTGCTTTTGGAGGCCAGCTACCAGAAGTCTGACACGCCAGGCGATGAGGAGCTAAGTAGGTTGAGGATGGAGACTAAACTGACCAGGCGAGAGGTGGACGCCTGGTTCTCTGAGAGGAGAAAAATGCCActggactctgatggcacagaaGAGCTAGAGAGTGAAATGGTCAAAGTGCCTTCCTCTGGGCAAGAAGCTCGGACGCCATCCAGCGGCCGGAAGATAATGAAGAAAACCCCAGAGCAGCTCCACGTCCTGAAAAGCGCCTTTGTTCGTACCCAGTGGCCCTCTGCTGAAGAGTACGACAAGATGGCCAAGGAGAGCGGGTTACCCAGAACCTACATTGTCAACTGGTTTGGAGACACCCGTTATGCCTGCAAGAACAGTAACCTGAAGTGGTACTACTTGTATCAGAGTGGAAAGGTTAACGAGGCAATGAACGGAGGTGATCTTAAGAAGAAGCCACGGAAACGCTTTCGAGGTTGGTCCAGGAGGACGAGGCGGCCATACCCCTGCAAACAAACACCCCCTACCATCAAAGTCAAGACGGGTAAAGATATTTTAAAGGAGCACTACCTCAAGCATAAGGTCTTAAATGAGAAAGATTTGGATGAACTGGTGGCCAAGTCCAGTATGAGCTATGAGCAGGTGCGGGACTGGTTTGCGGAGATCAGCAGGAGGGAAGAGAAGGGCCTTGACCCTTTCAGTGAGGGTAAAGAGGAGACACACggtgacagtgagggagagatggaagtgaaagagaaaggggaTGATGAAGAAAACGACATTGACGACAAAGATGATGAAAATAACAATGATGAATATGAAACGAATGACAATGAAACCACGGAAGAGCCTCTATGTTTCAAGCAATCACAGTCAGAACCAGAAGATCAGTGA